Proteins encoded within one genomic window of Streptomyces sp. NBC_00523:
- a CDS encoding cold-shock protein, translated as MASGTVKWFNAEKGFGFIQQDGGGPDVFAHYSNINASGFRELQEGQAVTFDITQGQKGPQAENITAA; from the coding sequence ATGGCCAGCGGAACCGTCAAGTGGTTCAACGCCGAAAAGGGTTTCGGCTTCATCCAGCAGGACGGCGGCGGGCCGGACGTCTTCGCTCACTACTCGAACATCAACGCCTCCGGCTTCCGTGAGCTCCAGGAGGGCCAGGCGGTGACCTTCGACATCACGCAGGGCCAGAAGGGCCCGCAGGCGGAGAACATCACGGCCGCCTGA
- a CDS encoding GNAT family N-acetyltransferase, protein MNDLRIEEVDGDASLLDWRFVHNAIIPTAPLSFAEVTERAGCNRLCVAYAGDVLVGCSTVRPPGADNPVGTVIARILPEHRGRGFGGQLYAHGLELARGLGAEVIETCVLESNPEGLRFALRNGFVETERYLLPGDTVPFIDLRLA, encoded by the coding sequence ATGAACGATCTTCGTATTGAAGAGGTGGACGGCGACGCCTCGCTCCTGGACTGGCGGTTCGTCCACAACGCCATCATCCCCACGGCCCCCCTGTCGTTCGCGGAAGTGACGGAGCGCGCGGGGTGCAACCGGTTGTGCGTCGCGTATGCGGGGGACGTGCTGGTGGGATGTTCCACGGTGCGCCCGCCCGGCGCGGACAACCCGGTGGGGACCGTGATCGCCCGCATCCTGCCCGAACACCGGGGCCGGGGGTTCGGCGGGCAGCTGTACGCGCACGGGCTGGAGCTGGCCCGGGGGCTGGGCGCCGAGGTCATCGAGACGTGTGTCCTGGAGTCGAACCCCGAGGGCCTGCGGTTCGCATTGCGGAACGGTTTCGTGGAGACCGAGCGGTACCTCCTGCCGGGCGACACCGTGCCGTTCATCGACCTCCGGCTCGCCTGA
- a CDS encoding PhlD: protein MPAYIARPTTVFPAHKVTTGEIADDIRAHHPDHPRLAAILRIVANTGVRSRYFTRPLTAPTVSGDAGVTARSEAAFADALDMAEQAARGVLGAYGLGPGDVDAIITTHSTGWSVPNMDIHLIDRLGLRPDVRRIALTTLACAGGTQALIRAVELLAARPGATVLVVAAEVISAVYNHQDDAVEHMIYKVLFGDSAAATLVTDAPLGPGFRVGSPADTYEHVLPDSLTRYAGRVDPAGFHFDSTKEALSAADDVLPSLLDWLGRPSVGFGVIHPGSARIISDTARALGLDAHDTRHSTATLADEGNLGGVSVLRILERTHAEPPPPGADGITVAYGPGFATAALRGTWAA, encoded by the coding sequence GTGCCCGCCTACATAGCCCGCCCCACCACCGTGTTCCCCGCCCACAAAGTGACCACCGGTGAGATCGCGGACGACATCCGCGCCCATCACCCGGACCACCCGCGACTCGCCGCGATCCTCCGCATCGTGGCCAACACCGGGGTGCGCAGCAGGTACTTCACCCGGCCGCTGACGGCTCCGACGGTGTCGGGGGATGCCGGTGTCACGGCCCGGAGCGAGGCGGCGTTCGCGGACGCGCTGGACATGGCGGAGCAGGCGGCACGGGGTGTGCTCGGGGCGTACGGGCTGGGGCCGGGCGATGTGGACGCGATCATCACGACGCACTCGACCGGCTGGTCCGTCCCCAACATGGACATCCATCTCATCGACCGGCTGGGGCTCCGGCCGGACGTCCGCCGGATCGCCCTGACGACACTGGCGTGCGCGGGCGGCACCCAGGCGCTGATCCGGGCCGTCGAGCTGCTGGCCGCGAGACCGGGGGCGACCGTCCTGGTGGTCGCCGCCGAGGTCATCTCCGCCGTGTACAACCATCAGGACGACGCCGTCGAGCACATGATCTACAAGGTGCTGTTCGGGGACAGCGCGGCGGCGACCCTCGTCACCGACGCCCCGCTCGGCCCCGGCTTCCGTGTGGGTTCCCCGGCCGACACCTACGAGCACGTCCTGCCGGACAGCCTCACCCGGTACGCCGGGCGCGTCGATCCGGCCGGGTTCCACTTCGACAGTACGAAGGAGGCGCTGAGCGCGGCGGACGATGTGCTGCCGAGTCTGCTGGACTGGCTCGGCCGGCCCTCCGTCGGCTTCGGGGTCATCCACCCCGGCAGCGCGCGCATCATCAGCGACACCGCGAGGGCCCTCGGCCTCGACGCCCACGACACCCGGCACTCCACGGCCACCCTGGCCGACGAGGGCAACCTCGGCGGTGTCTCCGTGCTCCGCATCCTTGAACGCACCCACGCCGAACCGCCGCCGCCCGGGGCCGACGGGATCACCGTCGCGTACGGGCCGGGCTTCGCCACGGCCGCGCTGCGCGGGACCTGGGCAGCCTGA
- a CDS encoding MmyB family transcriptional regulator → MTNTDKTALRTLLRVRRALIDPTGHGFHRSSRQGRRAPGLSQHQVDQLLHRTPGTYRRLESGAWPRPDTGFLRDVAMLFALNEQEWVSLCRYAGIGDPPGPLTARSGKEVPGVWQEAIDGMTHPAYITDASWELIAHNDEFARLFPGGNVPENTMRWMLLEPQGRDMLIDWDTAWAPLVVPQLRAALASRPDDEVLRRLEKDVLADPGCAPIWESGGAHIHPDGDERPIRHAVDGPGWVTMCAAQPMAAPGARMIVLVFHAGARRAHSRVPVLRAR, encoded by the coding sequence ATGACCAACACGGACAAGACGGCACTTCGGACACTGCTCAGAGTCCGGCGTGCACTGATCGACCCCACCGGACACGGTTTCCACCGTTCGTCCCGCCAGGGGCGCCGCGCACCCGGACTGTCCCAGCATCAGGTGGACCAGTTGCTGCACCGCACCCCCGGCACCTACCGCCGGCTGGAGTCCGGCGCCTGGCCGAGGCCGGACACCGGATTCCTCCGTGATGTGGCGATGCTCTTCGCCCTCAACGAGCAGGAGTGGGTGTCGCTGTGCCGGTACGCCGGAATAGGCGACCCGCCCGGCCCGCTCACCGCCCGCTCGGGCAAGGAGGTGCCGGGTGTGTGGCAGGAGGCCATCGACGGGATGACCCATCCCGCGTACATCACCGACGCGTCCTGGGAGCTCATCGCGCACAACGACGAGTTCGCGCGGCTCTTCCCCGGCGGGAACGTGCCCGAGAACACCATGCGGTGGATGCTCCTCGAACCGCAGGGCCGCGACATGCTCATCGACTGGGACACCGCCTGGGCGCCGCTGGTCGTACCGCAGCTGCGGGCGGCGCTCGCCAGCCGGCCCGACGACGAGGTGCTCCGCCGGCTGGAGAAGGACGTGCTGGCCGACCCGGGGTGTGCGCCGATCTGGGAGTCGGGCGGCGCGCACATCCACCCCGACGGCGACGAACGGCCCATCCGGCACGCCGTCGACGGCCCGGGGTGGGTGACGATGTGTGCCGCGCAGCCCATGGCCGCCCCGGGCGCGCGCATGATCGTTCTCGTCTTCCACGCGGGCGCGCGGCGTGCGCACAGCCGCGTCCCGGTCCTGCGCGCCCGGTAA
- a CDS encoding NUDIX domain-containing protein, translating to MTTVTGPGSVQTGVVPAPIRRVREVPVFRNRFGTLYNDDVVAPSGAAGQYLRWQARKEGAVVVPVGPAGYAFVSNYRYPIRAASLEFPRGSGDDGEGLAAAAARELREETGLVCASLRSLGVIHADTGILADPIQVYVAEVDVATAVQAEPEAMESLTEPVWVTPEELPGWLAEGRVTCGITLAALALLHAHGPAGRS from the coding sequence GTGACCACAGTGACCGGACCCGGTTCCGTGCAGACCGGTGTCGTGCCGGCGCCCATCCGGCGGGTTCGCGAAGTGCCCGTCTTCCGCAACCGCTTCGGCACGTTGTACAACGACGACGTCGTCGCCCCGTCCGGGGCCGCCGGGCAGTACCTGCGCTGGCAGGCGCGTAAAGAAGGCGCCGTCGTCGTACCCGTCGGACCGGCCGGGTACGCCTTCGTGTCGAACTACCGCTACCCGATCCGGGCCGCCTCCCTGGAGTTCCCCCGGGGTTCGGGCGACGACGGGGAAGGGCTCGCGGCGGCAGCCGCCCGCGAACTGCGCGAGGAGACGGGGCTCGTCTGCGCGTCGCTGCGGTCCCTCGGGGTCATCCACGCCGATACCGGCATCCTCGCCGATCCCATCCAGGTGTACGTCGCCGAGGTGGACGTGGCGACCGCGGTGCAGGCGGAGCCCGAGGCGATGGAATCGCTCACCGAACCCGTGTGGGTCACTCCCGAGGAGCTGCCGGGGTGGCTGGCCGAGGGGCGGGTCACCTGTGGCATCACCCTCGCGGCGCTCGCGCTCCTCCACGCGCACGGCCCGGCCGGGAGGTCCTGA
- a CDS encoding S1 family peptidase yields the protein MRRSTALRTALSAVLLLGAWAGAGFPSASAADAPTAAPAPASDGLLTAMQRDLGLTATQAKARISQEKTATALQPKARHAAGAAYGGSWFDPATGGLTVAVTDAGQADAVRATGAAVRMVTHTEKRLDSVKAKLDKLDAPQGVSSWHVDPRTNSVVVDVVASQRSDNDVQAFVRKARATGPVTVEETTEAPRTFSAGTVGGDPYYTGNVRCSIGFSVYGGFVTAGHCGQAGAGVSGWDGSFIGNFQGSSFPGDDYAWVSVGNGWWTVPVVLGWGTVSDQLVRGSNVAPIGASICRSGSTSHWHCGNVLATNDTVNYAQGAVYQMTKTSVCAEGGDSGGSFISGDQAQGVTSGGWGNCSSGGETWHQPINEILNRYGLTLHTA from the coding sequence TTGAGACGCTCCACAGCTTTGAGAACCGCACTCTCCGCCGTACTTCTCCTCGGAGCCTGGGCGGGCGCGGGCTTCCCCTCGGCCTCCGCCGCCGACGCTCCCACCGCCGCCCCCGCACCCGCGTCCGACGGCCTGCTCACCGCCATGCAGCGGGACCTCGGCCTGACGGCAACTCAGGCCAAGGCGCGGATCTCCCAGGAGAAGACCGCCACCGCGCTCCAGCCGAAGGCCCGGCACGCCGCCGGGGCGGCGTACGGCGGCTCCTGGTTCGACCCGGCGACCGGTGGCCTGACCGTCGCCGTCACCGACGCCGGGCAGGCCGACGCCGTACGGGCCACGGGCGCCGCGGTGCGCATGGTGACCCACACCGAGAAGCGCCTCGACTCGGTCAAGGCGAAGCTCGACAAGCTGGACGCGCCGCAGGGCGTCAGCAGCTGGCACGTCGACCCCCGCACCAACTCGGTCGTCGTGGACGTGGTCGCGTCGCAGCGTTCTGACAACGATGTCCAGGCATTCGTCCGGAAGGCCCGGGCGACCGGTCCTGTCACCGTCGAGGAGACCACCGAGGCGCCCCGCACCTTCTCGGCCGGAACCGTCGGCGGCGACCCGTACTACACGGGCAACGTCCGCTGCTCCATCGGCTTCTCCGTCTACGGAGGCTTCGTCACGGCCGGTCACTGCGGCCAGGCGGGTGCCGGGGTCAGCGGCTGGGACGGCTCCTTCATCGGCAACTTCCAGGGCTCGTCGTTCCCCGGCGACGACTACGCGTGGGTCAGCGTGGGCAACGGCTGGTGGACGGTCCCCGTCGTCCTCGGCTGGGGCACCGTCTCCGACCAGCTCGTCCGGGGCTCCAACGTGGCCCCGATCGGCGCCTCGATCTGCCGCTCCGGCTCCACCTCGCACTGGCACTGCGGCAATGTCCTCGCCACCAACGACACGGTCAACTACGCCCAGGGCGCGGTCTACCAGATGACCAAGACCAGCGTCTGCGCGGAGGGCGGTGACTCCGGTGGTTCGTTCATCAGCGGTGACCAGGCCCAGGGTGTCACCTCGGGTGGCTGGGGCAACTGCAGCTCCGGCGGCGAGACCTGGCACCAGCCGATCAACGAGATTCTGAACCGGTACGGGCTGACGCTCCACACCGCCTGA
- a CDS encoding SCO7460 family lipoprotein, whose translation MGGSPRRRRTAAGVAGALVLGLAAALTGCGLVTTTKEDRAYAEKLAEKYYPGVLRVIEAHTLIPHSSGSEITFAMNDDPDAVVRMRVDADAGTCNTHDCRGVMDDAVERGRREAAALRVLVGAFRRCGHEVLAVDPQTGSPWIAASPTNATVSGLLKDIGACAREWKDGTEVKGASVNLVSPAVAKKRPTGKKSQPTAMRLSATSLLAALGSHAYYSAGYSAKDGRIDPASGSARIVRPFAERQKFAAAVQSAVKDRLRAAHPRVQVSDYEWIWRLEPGAVDRLTGYVLYCEEPDGDKTCLGDRAVLATTDLDGRLLGELREIGKVREGRGPLQLPPM comes from the coding sequence ATGGGCGGATCGCCGAGACGGCGCAGAACGGCGGCCGGGGTGGCCGGGGCACTGGTGCTCGGCCTCGCGGCCGCGCTCACGGGGTGCGGGCTGGTGACCACCACGAAGGAGGACCGCGCGTACGCCGAGAAGCTGGCGGAGAAGTACTACCCGGGCGTTCTCCGCGTCATCGAGGCGCACACCCTGATCCCGCACTCCAGCGGTTCGGAGATCACCTTCGCGATGAACGACGACCCCGACGCCGTGGTCCGGATGCGGGTGGACGCCGACGCCGGCACCTGCAACACCCATGACTGCCGGGGCGTGATGGACGACGCGGTGGAGCGCGGGCGACGCGAGGCGGCGGCGCTGCGCGTGCTCGTCGGCGCGTTCCGGCGCTGCGGCCACGAGGTGCTCGCCGTCGACCCGCAGACCGGGTCGCCCTGGATCGCCGCCTCCCCCACCAACGCGACGGTCTCCGGCCTGCTCAAGGACATCGGAGCGTGCGCGCGGGAGTGGAAGGACGGGACCGAGGTGAAGGGCGCGTCGGTCAACCTGGTCTCCCCGGCCGTCGCCAAGAAGCGGCCCACGGGCAAGAAGTCGCAGCCGACGGCCATGCGCCTGAGCGCGACCTCACTGCTCGCGGCCCTCGGCTCGCACGCCTACTACAGCGCCGGCTACTCCGCGAAGGACGGGCGGATCGACCCGGCGTCGGGCAGCGCCCGCATCGTCCGCCCGTTCGCCGAGCGCCAGAAGTTCGCCGCCGCCGTCCAGAGCGCCGTCAAGGACCGGCTCCGGGCGGCCCACCCCCGCGTGCAGGTGAGCGACTACGAGTGGATCTGGCGCCTGGAGCCCGGGGCCGTCGACCGGCTCACCGGGTACGTCCTGTACTGCGAGGAGCCCGACGGCGACAAGACGTGCCTGGGCGACCGGGCCGTCCTGGCGACCACCGACCTGGACGGGCGGCTGCTGGGCGAGCTGCGGGAGATCGGCAAGGTCCGCGAGGGCCGGGGACCGCTGCAACTGCCCCCGATGTGA